From Oncorhynchus mykiss isolate Arlee chromosome 25, USDA_OmykA_1.1, whole genome shotgun sequence, a single genomic window includes:
- the entpd5a gene encoding ectonucleoside triphosphate diphosphohydrolase 5: MALQMLLLTVMSMSVLAWNFQVKATYHPRQTVHHEHSANMENLLPENLLLEVVPKVLPEVLLEVSHPVNLSRTFYGIMFDAGSTGTRIHIYTFIQKDPVELPVLDNEMYHAVKPGLSAYKDKPEEGGNTIRALLKVAKKTVPEDEWKQTPVVLKATAGLRLLPKEKANALLDEVREVFDESPFFVPNNSVSIMNGTNEGVLAWVTVNFLTGHLYAKTRKTVGILDLGGGSTQITFLPKSKKTVFTAPASYIANINMFNHTLQLYTHSYLGNGLVAARLATLGALGADGLDWKVFTSSCLPKKFREDWTFGGITYKVSGIPDGYAGYKLCYYEVMRVVKGIVHQPFEVKGSSIFYAFSYYFDRAVESGLIDGSRGGMVEVRDFKKRAKEVCNKMTKYRPISPFLCMDMTYITCLLKEGFGFKDNTMLQLAKKVNNVETSWALGATFDHFNNLNIH; encoded by the exons ATGGCTCTTCAGATgcttctcctgacagtaatgtCAATGTCGGTTCTGGCTTGGAACTTCCAAGTGAAGGCAACCTACCATCCTCGCCAGACAGTCCACCACGAACACTCTGCTAACATGGAAAACCTCCTGCCCGAAAACCTCCTGCTCGAAGTCGTGCCCAAAGTCTTGCCTGAGGTCTTGCTTGAGGTCTCCCATCCTGTCAACCTCAGCCGCACTTTCTATGGGATCATGTTCGATGCTGGGAGCACAGGCACCCGGATCCACATCTACACATTTATCCAGAAAGACCCAG TTGAGCTGCCAGTTCTGGACAATGAGATGTATCATGCGGTGAAGCCTGGTCTGTCTGCCTATAAAGATAAGCCTGAAGAG GGTGGGAACACGATCAGAGCGCTGCTGAAAGTGGCCAAGAAGACGGTGCCAGAGGACGAGTGGAAGCAGACCCCGGTGGTCCTGAAAGCCACGGCCGGGCTCCGCCTCCTGCCCAAGGAGAAGGCTAATGCTCTGCTGGATGAG GTTCGGGAAGTCTTTGACGAGTCCCCCTTCTTTGTACCGAACAACAGTGTCTCCATAATGAATGGAACAAATGAAG GAGTCCTGGCCTGGGTAACAGTGAACTTTTTGACAG GTCACTTGTATGCCAAGACCAGGAAAACAGTGGGGATCCTGGACTTGGGTGGAGGATCTACCCAAATCACTTTCCTTCCAAAATCAAAG AAAACAGTTTTCACTGCCCCAGCCAGTTACATTGCCAACATCAACATGTTCAACCACACTCTACAACTCTATACTCACAG CTACCTTGGAAATGGACTTGTAGCGGCTCGATTGGCAACTCTTGGGGCTTTGGGGGCTGATG GTCTGGATTGGAAAGTTTTCACAAGTTCCTGTCTACCCAAGAAGTTCAGAGAGGACTGGACTTTTGGTGGAATCACCTACAAAGTTAGCGGAATTCCTGACG gcTATGCAGGTTACAAGCTGTGTTACTATGAGGTGATGAGGGTGGTGAAAGGCATCGTGCACCAGCCGTTTGAGGTGAAGGGCAGCAGCATCTTCTATGCCTTCTCCTACTACTTCGACAGAGCTGTGGAGTCAGGCCTCATCG ATGGTAGTCGCGGTGGCATGGTAGAAGTCAGGGATTTCAAGAAGAGAGCCAAAGAAG TGTGCAACAAGATGACCAAGTACCGTCCCATCAGTCCCTTCCTCTGCATGGATATGACATATATCACCTGCCTGTTGAAGGAGGGCTTTGGCTTCAAGGACAACACAATGCTGCAG CTTGCCAAGAAGGTGAACAACGTTGAAACAAGTTGGGCCTTGGGAGCCACATTCGATCACTTTAACAACCTCAACATCCACTAA